From the genome of Phyllostomus discolor isolate MPI-MPIP mPhyDis1 chromosome 12, mPhyDis1.pri.v3, whole genome shotgun sequence, one region includes:
- the VSTM2B gene encoding V-set and transmembrane domain-containing protein 2B isoform X2, translating to MEQRNQLGALGYLPPLLLLFVADATFTEVPKDVTVREGDDIEMPCAFRASGAASYALEIQWWYLREPPRELLQGLALGAPGARSKTVRVQGHDISHRLRLSAVRRQDEGLYECRVSDHGDDDTQGHTAQALLRVLSRFAPPNLQAAEAVSHIQSGGPRRHGPAAAPIANHVGAPGAAGRTTSEPSRGDKSPPPGSPAAAAASVARTAAAAAAAATTTAGAAAAASSAPPPPGQAVLLRQRHGSGTGHTYTADPLLSLLLLALHKLLGLLAGH from the exons ATGGAACAGCGGAACCAGCTCGGCGCCCTTGGATAcctgccgccgctgctgctgctcttcGTGGCCGACG ctACGTTTACCGAAGTCCCCAAAGATGTGACCGTGCGGGAGGGAGACGACATCGAAATGCCCTGCGCATTCCGGGCCAGCGGAGCTGCCTCGTATGCGCTGGAGATCCAGTGGTGGTACCTCAGGGAGCCGCCGCGGGAGCTGCTGCAGGGCCTGGCGCTCGGCGCGCCCGGTGCCCGGAGCAAG ACCGTGCGCGTCCAGGGCCACGACATCTCGCACCGGCTGCGGCTCTCGGCCGTGCGGCGGCAGGACGAGGGCCTGTACGAGTGCCGCGTGTCCGACCACGGCGACGACGACACGCAGGGGCACACGGCCCAGGCGCTGCTGCGCGTGCTCTCGCGCTTCGCGCCGCCCAACCTGCAGGCCGCGGAGGCGGTGTCCCACATCCAGAGCGGCGGCCCGCGGCGCCACGGCCCGGCTGCCGCCCCCATCGCCAACCACGTGGGCGCCCCCGGCGCCGCGGGCCGCACCACCTCCGAGCCCAGCCGCGGCGACAAGAGCCCGCCTCCCGGGAGCCCTGCTGCCGCCGCTGCGTCCGTGGCCCGcacagccgccgccgccgccgccgccgccaccaccaccgcgGGCGCTGCAGCCGCTGCTTCATCTGCGCCGCCGCCCCCGGGCCAGGCGGTCCTTCTGCGGCAGAGGCATGGCTCCG GCACCGGCCACACCTACACGGCGGACccactcctgtccctgctcctgctGGCCCTGCATAAGCTCCTCGGCCTGCTGGCTGGGCACTGA
- the VSTM2B gene encoding V-set and transmembrane domain-containing protein 2B isoform X1 — protein MEQRNQLGALGYLPPLLLLFVADATFTEVPKDVTVREGDDIEMPCAFRASGAASYALEIQWWYLREPPRELLQGLALGAPGARSKVTNKDATKISTVRVQGHDISHRLRLSAVRRQDEGLYECRVSDHGDDDTQGHTAQALLRVLSRFAPPNLQAAEAVSHIQSGGPRRHGPAAAPIANHVGAPGAAGRTTSEPSRGDKSPPPGSPAAAAASVARTAAAAAAAATTTAGAAAAASSAPPPPGQAVLLRQRHGSGTGHTYTADPLLSLLLLALHKLLGLLAGH, from the exons ATGGAACAGCGGAACCAGCTCGGCGCCCTTGGATAcctgccgccgctgctgctgctcttcGTGGCCGACG ctACGTTTACCGAAGTCCCCAAAGATGTGACCGTGCGGGAGGGAGACGACATCGAAATGCCCTGCGCATTCCGGGCCAGCGGAGCTGCCTCGTATGCGCTGGAGATCCAGTGGTGGTACCTCAGGGAGCCGCCGCGGGAGCTGCTGCAGGGCCTGGCGCTCGGCGCGCCCGGTGCCCGGAGCAAG GTAACGAATAAGGATGCAACTAAAATCAGC ACCGTGCGCGTCCAGGGCCACGACATCTCGCACCGGCTGCGGCTCTCGGCCGTGCGGCGGCAGGACGAGGGCCTGTACGAGTGCCGCGTGTCCGACCACGGCGACGACGACACGCAGGGGCACACGGCCCAGGCGCTGCTGCGCGTGCTCTCGCGCTTCGCGCCGCCCAACCTGCAGGCCGCGGAGGCGGTGTCCCACATCCAGAGCGGCGGCCCGCGGCGCCACGGCCCGGCTGCCGCCCCCATCGCCAACCACGTGGGCGCCCCCGGCGCCGCGGGCCGCACCACCTCCGAGCCCAGCCGCGGCGACAAGAGCCCGCCTCCCGGGAGCCCTGCTGCCGCCGCTGCGTCCGTGGCCCGcacagccgccgccgccgccgccgccgccaccaccaccgcgGGCGCTGCAGCCGCTGCTTCATCTGCGCCGCCGCCCCCGGGCCAGGCGGTCCTTCTGCGGCAGAGGCATGGCTCCG GCACCGGCCACACCTACACGGCGGACccactcctgtccctgctcctgctGGCCCTGCATAAGCTCCTCGGCCTGCTGGCTGGGCACTGA